One Nostocoides sp. HKS02 genomic window carries:
- the rimI gene encoding ribosomal protein S18-alanine N-acetyltransferase, with protein sequence MRDLRWTDIEALSALELELFPQDAWSAATWWSELAGRPRRSYVVHESSSGDLLAYGGLDLGGEVADVMTMAVAPAAQGQGLGRQLLDELVARAQADHAAYLMLEVRADNAAARKLYDSKGFEVVSIRRRYYQPGDVDAQVMRLSLGGEA encoded by the coding sequence ATGAGAGACCTCCGGTGGACCGACATCGAGGCACTGAGCGCGCTCGAGCTCGAGCTGTTCCCGCAGGACGCGTGGTCTGCGGCCACGTGGTGGTCCGAACTCGCCGGTCGGCCGCGCCGGTCCTACGTCGTGCACGAGTCCTCGTCGGGTGACCTGCTGGCGTATGGCGGGCTCGACCTCGGGGGCGAGGTGGCCGACGTGATGACCATGGCGGTGGCGCCAGCTGCCCAGGGTCAGGGGCTGGGGCGCCAGCTGCTCGACGAGCTGGTGGCGCGGGCGCAGGCCGACCACGCGGCATACCTCATGCTCGAGGTGAGGGCCGACAACGCCGCCGCCCGAAAGCTGTACGACTCCAAGGGGTTCGAGGTCGTGAGCATCCGCCGCAGGTACTACCAGCCAGGCGACGTCGATGCCCAGGTCATGCGGTTGTCGCTGGGAGGTGAGGCCTGA
- the tsaD gene encoding tRNA (adenosine(37)-N6)-threonylcarbamoyltransferase complex transferase subunit TsaD: protein MRADEPLVLGLETSCDETGVGIVRGETLLVDAIASSVDEHARFGGVVPEVASRAHLEAMVPTIERATREAGVRLDQLDAIAVTSGPGLAGALMVGVAAAKALAVALGVPLYGVNHLASHVAVDIVEHGPLPEPTIAMLVSGGHSSLLLVPDVTTEITSLGSTIDDAAGEAFDKVARVLGLPFPGGPYIDRAARDGGRITIDFPRGLTTGRDMERHRFDFSFSGLKTAVARWVQAREAAGEPVPVADVAASFQEAVTDVLTRKAILACKEHGVMNLQIGGGVAANSRLRAMAQERCDDAGVVLRVPRPGLCTDNGAMVASLGAQMVLKRRMPSDLALPADSSMPVTQIQA, encoded by the coding sequence ATGCGCGCCGACGAGCCGCTGGTGCTGGGTCTGGAGACCTCGTGTGACGAGACCGGTGTCGGCATCGTCCGGGGCGAGACCCTGCTGGTCGACGCGATCGCGAGCAGTGTCGACGAGCACGCGCGGTTCGGCGGCGTCGTGCCCGAGGTGGCCAGCCGTGCCCACCTCGAGGCGATGGTCCCGACCATCGAGCGCGCCACTCGCGAGGCGGGGGTGCGGCTCGACCAGCTCGACGCGATCGCGGTGACGTCCGGGCCTGGGCTGGCCGGCGCGCTCATGGTGGGGGTGGCTGCCGCGAAGGCACTGGCCGTCGCGCTGGGGGTGCCGCTCTATGGCGTCAACCACCTCGCGTCGCACGTCGCCGTCGACATCGTCGAGCACGGTCCACTGCCCGAGCCCACCATCGCGATGCTCGTGTCCGGGGGGCACTCGTCGCTGCTGCTGGTGCCTGACGTGACGACCGAGATCACCTCGCTCGGGTCGACGATCGACGACGCGGCGGGTGAGGCCTTCGACAAGGTCGCCCGGGTGCTCGGCCTGCCGTTCCCCGGTGGGCCGTACATCGACCGCGCGGCTCGCGACGGCGGGCGCATCACCATCGACTTCCCCCGAGGGCTGACCACCGGGCGCGACATGGAGCGGCACCGCTTCGACTTCTCGTTCTCGGGGCTGAAGACGGCGGTCGCCCGGTGGGTGCAGGCCCGCGAGGCCGCCGGTGAGCCGGTGCCGGTAGCGGATGTCGCAGCGTCGTTCCAGGAGGCCGTGACCGACGTGCTGACCCGCAAGGCGATCCTCGCGTGCAAGGAGCACGGCGTCATGAACCTGCAGATCGGCGGCGGAGTTGCCGCGAACTCCCGGCTGCGGGCGATGGCCCAGGAGCGTTGCGACGACGCGGGCGTCGTCCTGCGGGTGCCGCGGCCCGGGCTGTGCACCGACAACGGCGCGATGGTGGCCTCGCTCGGGGCGCAGATGGTGCTCAAGAGGCGTATGCCGTCCGACCTCGCGCTGCCGGCGGACTCCTCGATGCCCGTCACCCAGATCCAGGCCTGA
- a CDS encoding nucleoside hydrolase: protein MALPVVLDVDTGVDDACAILLAALHPALDLRAVTCVGGNADVDAVVANTLTVLDAAGRPDLVVARGAERPLLEEAVDARHVHGLDGMADLDWPKSPRQPVVAHAVEVLRDVLLEAAAYADEEHRVTLVPLAPLTNIALLLRTYPQVAQGIREIVFMGGAAQAGNATASAEFNVFHDPEAAAVVLDACVDLDIAVTMYGLDVFYAPRISRGTAELLVSAGGHGASELAGRLIAFQCERFGSDSATIGDAGAVCAVIEPGAVRRERLPVRVELAGTWSRGRTIVDLRDWGGDLSHDPHGQARSTIDVCLEVDAQRFATLWLDTVSGGMR from the coding sequence ATGGCTCTGCCTGTGGTCCTCGACGTCGACACCGGAGTCGACGACGCCTGCGCGATCCTGCTCGCCGCCCTGCACCCCGCGCTCGACCTGCGCGCCGTGACGTGTGTCGGTGGGAACGCCGACGTCGACGCGGTCGTCGCCAACACGCTCACGGTGCTCGACGCCGCTGGTCGCCCCGACCTCGTCGTGGCCCGCGGCGCCGAACGCCCCCTGCTCGAGGAGGCGGTCGACGCCCGCCACGTGCACGGCCTGGACGGCATGGCCGACCTCGACTGGCCGAAGTCGCCGCGCCAGCCGGTCGTCGCGCACGCCGTCGAGGTGCTGCGCGACGTGCTCCTCGAGGCGGCGGCATACGCCGACGAGGAGCACCGGGTGACGCTGGTCCCGCTGGCCCCGCTCACCAACATCGCGCTGCTGCTGCGCACGTATCCGCAGGTGGCACAAGGGATTCGCGAGATCGTCTTCATGGGCGGCGCCGCACAGGCGGGCAACGCGACGGCGTCGGCGGAGTTCAACGTGTTCCACGACCCCGAGGCGGCGGCGGTCGTGCTCGACGCCTGCGTTGACCTCGACATCGCCGTGACGATGTACGGCCTCGACGTCTTCTATGCCCCGCGCATCTCGCGCGGGACCGCTGAGCTGCTCGTGTCGGCCGGGGGCCATGGCGCGAGCGAGCTCGCGGGGCGGCTCATCGCCTTCCAGTGCGAGCGGTTCGGCAGCGACTCGGCGACCATCGGCGACGCGGGCGCGGTGTGCGCCGTGATCGAGCCGGGCGCGGTCCGGCGCGAACGGCTTCCGGTGCGGGTCGAGCTGGCGGGCACGTGGTCGCGGGGGAGGACCATCGTCGACCTGCGCGACTGGGGCGGCGACCTCTCGCACGACCCGCACGGCCAGGCCCGCTCGACCATCGACGTGTGCCTCGAGGTCGACGCGCAGCGGTTCGCGACCCTGTGGCTCGACACCGTCAGCGGCGGGATGCGCTGA
- a CDS encoding PfkB family carbohydrate kinase — MGRVVVLGSLNVDLVTSVERHPRPGETVLGEGLHRYAGGKGGNQAVAAAAAGAAVAMVGAVGDDEGGQAYLRRLEGRGIDVSGVRTLAGHASGQAWITVDDGGENAIVVIPGANAEVSPPDLSGLGLGSGLGSGLGSGDVLLMQLEIPLATVARAARAAHSAGARVVINAAPYAALPPDVAALADVVVNEHEALLLADSGVVPGSLLVTFGAAGCDWDGERFEGMPVPDEEVVDTTGAGDAFCGALAAALADGADRVEAVRRASVAGAAAVRHAGAQVDPEL; from the coding sequence ATGGGCCGCGTCGTCGTGCTGGGCTCGCTCAACGTCGACCTCGTCACGTCCGTCGAGCGGCACCCGCGGCCGGGCGAGACCGTGCTGGGCGAGGGGCTGCACCGGTATGCCGGCGGCAAGGGCGGCAACCAGGCGGTCGCCGCTGCTGCCGCCGGAGCCGCGGTGGCCATGGTGGGTGCGGTCGGTGACGACGAGGGTGGCCAGGCGTACCTGCGGCGGTTGGAGGGGCGGGGCATCGACGTCAGCGGCGTGCGCACCCTGGCCGGCCACGCCTCGGGTCAGGCGTGGATCACGGTCGACGACGGCGGAGAGAACGCCATCGTCGTGATCCCCGGCGCGAACGCCGAGGTCTCACCTCCCGACCTGTCGGGGTTGGGGTTGGGCTCGGGGTTGGGCTCGGGGTTGGGCTCGGGCGACGTCCTGCTCATGCAGCTCGAGATCCCTCTGGCCACCGTGGCCCGGGCGGCGCGTGCGGCTCACAGCGCGGGTGCGCGGGTGGTCATCAACGCCGCCCCGTATGCCGCGCTGCCGCCCGACGTGGCCGCGCTCGCCGACGTGGTGGTCAACGAGCACGAGGCACTGCTGCTGGCCGACTCCGGGGTCGTGCCGGGCTCGCTGCTGGTGACCTTTGGTGCGGCTGGCTGCGACTGGGACGGTGAACGGTTCGAGGGTATGCCGGTGCCGGACGAGGAGGTCGTCGACACCACCGGAGCGGGGGATGCCTTCTGCGGGGCGCTCGCTGCGGCGCTCGCGGATGGGGCCGATCGGGTTGAAGCTGTGCGGCGGGCCAGCGTGGCGGGGGCAGCGGCGGTGCGTCACGCCGGGGCGCAGGTCGACCCCGAACTCTGA
- a CDS encoding ATP-binding protein: protein MSVPSSSELTEKIASKARVGVDVVETVLKANAVSLVPVPPAQRALDVRRLSFSGVRSRTKWDGPFEAIFEFSDGVTALITNENLRGKSSVLELIAWALRGSPRGLRADVRLWFERIVLEYSVNGVPMAVVLTKQETGFVADIVRASDADVLSAALAGETSAESVSFIATGLSEAEFKEQQDQLMLTLLSLEPITNFQKRPNSDQGAAHDNTWPAYFGGIYLPRAGSEILFGDVVFAALPARILQLFCNVPLMSTQIRLSTLGKVIRQDEANQTRRVAQDAAARAEERRALAAELADVQAKFAALPSEGDRSYEVIAAELRKAELRLDELAAVNRSAGATFDEAKAARQAEEVRASGDRETELAELLFQGLKPRHCPRCEQSFEKARVVREESDHECSVCTKPFPLTDSDTGDEGEAEDTGDALEALKEAEEAARASADTAADDVAEMRRTVERLARELAGASRADEFTNRMALRLVEARLNGRLESMPEGGEQLQPSESLVVIEAANQVLTEVTAEAAKEIFIDLNAEILALGRKFNIQNLEKVDLQRNGGMQVTTAGAEVPFKKVSGGERLRLRVAVIIALLRVGARAGVGSHPGLILLDSPGSDELTVHDEATLLEELDSLKSELPGLQVVIASAEPAAVVDHVPADSIYSNLEGGPLW from the coding sequence GTGAGCGTTCCGAGTTCTAGCGAACTGACAGAGAAGATTGCGTCGAAGGCCCGCGTCGGTGTTGATGTGGTCGAGACGGTATTGAAGGCGAATGCCGTGTCGCTAGTTCCGGTTCCGCCGGCGCAGCGCGCATTGGATGTGCGGCGTCTGTCGTTTTCGGGTGTGCGGTCGCGGACGAAATGGGATGGCCCGTTCGAGGCGATATTCGAGTTCTCCGACGGGGTCACCGCGCTCATCACGAATGAGAACCTGCGGGGCAAGTCGTCGGTGCTGGAGCTCATCGCGTGGGCTCTGCGAGGGAGTCCGCGGGGTCTGCGTGCCGACGTGCGGTTGTGGTTCGAGCGCATCGTCTTGGAGTACTCGGTCAACGGTGTTCCGATGGCAGTGGTGTTGACCAAGCAGGAGACGGGCTTCGTTGCCGACATCGTGCGCGCCTCCGACGCGGACGTGCTGTCGGCGGCCTTGGCTGGCGAGACGTCAGCGGAATCGGTGAGTTTCATCGCGACCGGGTTGTCGGAGGCGGAGTTCAAGGAGCAGCAGGACCAGCTAATGCTGACCTTGTTGAGCTTGGAGCCGATCACCAACTTTCAGAAGCGTCCGAACAGTGACCAGGGTGCCGCTCACGACAACACGTGGCCGGCGTACTTCGGCGGCATCTATCTGCCGCGTGCTGGTTCCGAGATTCTTTTCGGAGACGTGGTATTCGCGGCCTTGCCAGCTCGCATCCTGCAGCTCTTTTGCAACGTGCCGTTGATGAGCACGCAGATCCGCCTCTCCACTCTGGGCAAGGTGATTCGGCAGGATGAGGCGAATCAGACCCGGCGGGTCGCTCAGGATGCAGCCGCGCGCGCTGAGGAGCGCCGGGCGCTGGCGGCGGAACTTGCTGATGTGCAGGCGAAGTTCGCGGCGTTGCCGTCGGAGGGCGACCGGTCGTATGAGGTGATTGCTGCCGAGCTTCGTAAAGCGGAACTCCGGTTGGACGAGCTTGCGGCAGTGAACCGTTCGGCTGGTGCGACGTTCGACGAGGCGAAGGCTGCCCGCCAGGCTGAAGAGGTTCGCGCCAGCGGTGACCGTGAGACCGAGCTCGCGGAGCTGTTGTTCCAAGGGCTGAAGCCCAGACACTGTCCGCGGTGTGAGCAGAGCTTCGAGAAGGCACGGGTGGTGCGCGAGGAGAGCGACCACGAGTGTTCGGTGTGCACGAAGCCGTTCCCGCTCACGGACTCTGACACCGGTGACGAGGGTGAGGCTGAGGACACCGGCGATGCTCTGGAAGCGTTAAAGGAGGCCGAGGAGGCCGCGCGCGCCTCGGCTGACACTGCTGCAGATGACGTGGCCGAGATGCGCCGGACTGTTGAGCGGTTGGCGCGTGAACTCGCAGGTGCGAGCCGGGCGGACGAGTTCACCAACCGGATGGCGTTGCGGCTAGTGGAGGCTCGGCTTAATGGCCGGCTCGAGAGCATGCCCGAGGGCGGCGAACAGCTGCAGCCGTCCGAGTCGCTGGTGGTCATCGAGGCAGCTAATCAGGTGCTTACGGAGGTGACGGCGGAGGCCGCGAAGGAAATATTCATCGACCTAAACGCCGAAATTCTGGCGTTGGGGCGGAAGTTCAACATCCAGAACTTGGAGAAGGTCGACCTGCAGCGAAATGGTGGGATGCAGGTGACGACCGCCGGTGCGGAGGTGCCATTCAAGAAGGTGTCCGGTGGTGAGCGGCTGCGTCTGAGGGTGGCGGTCATCATCGCCCTTCTCCGGGTCGGTGCACGTGCGGGTGTGGGATCGCACCCGGGGCTCATCTTGTTGGACTCGCCTGGCTCGGATGAGCTGACGGTTCATGACGAGGCGACCCTGCTCGAGGAGCTTGACTCGTTGAAGTCCGAACTGCCCGGATTGCAGGTCGTTATTGCGTCTGCGGAGCCGGCTGCGGTCGTGGACCATGTGCCGGCGGACAGCATCTACTCGAACCTCGAGGGCGGTCCGCTGTGGTGA